In Drosophila simulans strain w501 chromosome 3R, Prin_Dsim_3.1, whole genome shotgun sequence, a single window of DNA contains:
- the LOC6728733 gene encoding TELO2-interacting protein 1 homolog, whose translation MMHLEWYVTKIKPAMEVFLKEPSKDTLSVVERAIEGFNFGEMRIYQVQTVVPLVVKLDELTGENQELRTSLMNCLSNIVSKTYLADEKGLRSILVVVLQQVRDSKTAAMRPNLSEEIKLAAVQCIFEALRRSTTDVVESFYVKETAMVIGQILIMLLEIIEQEKFRKLVQTAIQCLMMVFYVHDESDQVDVVLRSQVANTIFIFLPKVLIVLFKTSMKDDKVGETIKSMAIKALGRIICIMFEETTDEFIKMRYDGDAFRKLFKNNEDLLAQQCDFTFFGSKKATTEQNEERLHQMQTELRSHQWVAATSRRLRPIFAEMSILRAHSALRVRESYSDMCCLLLRHCAYNLRGNFLHVLESVLALSEDENEKIAQRCRDTLILLQQQASSQDIFDENAEMLLDAHLNKWPRILHRCEEKEQFAELLFFKGFLRNVNTDKLQLLLLVPKNLEMFVTCLLTALDQRPTRDLLNEEYSLRRIREGDSKGLAAELAKLPWRQFKHLSSKRTVDILYDIGALLGTEPTINRLVFDYCQELIQQRSSSMNECVLLLTLMVTPQEKKARQSRLVLAKLFLDQILRDEHWNLALQPDSAWRLKVNKPTHWFEDRTPGIYSSAIEVRTQDCDSDDEQTEVVGSRVTIADAQFNVLHTCLILDAVGHCARFIGDTFDRHIFLSLHKVLLKVASSNTIVHQAASFAFVSMQYALKYAEPSHFIECSTDYITFHLNALLKRSPDSTAAVDILTVVLQYSTRGNVPHLESLFQTIREECSKSHQTTNVHSYLRVFKAFLNHVSEWNDDAAAEVNAELPMQVDEEQNVLSTWMSVLERPKLLNDMNGDTNMADAEEPTKDEADDADGTEAKPTKPVLPRHVEMVKDILGQVIKFISTADQGQQIAALECFSSGLPLLADYEDELLPLVHLVWQPLIEKFRQKDALVLNRCFTLLHLLGVHAKDFILKRSLSDVIPQLKQFLKAASLHSSTETSQAQTQEYKLQLKLLKSLADFILGLQIEGRHLHEIMSTVVIYLSQVQPQELQTPARAFFLQLISYNGPFVYVTLLQRAHLKDYQANVNQIFGVMGFSIASGADLD comes from the exons ATGATGCATCTGGAGTGGTATGTGACGAAGATAAAGCCGGCGATGGAAGTCTTCCTCAAGGAGCCCAGCAAGGACACGTTGTCGGTGGTAGAGCGCGCAATCGAGGGATTCAACTTTGGAGAAATGCGCATTTACCAAGTGCAAACGGTGGTGCCACTGGTGGTCAAACTGGATGAGCTAACTGG GGAAAACCAGGAACTTCGCACCAGCTTGATGAACTGCTTGAGCAACATTGTCTCCAAAACATACCTGGCCGATGAGAAGGGTCTGCGTTCCAtcctggtggtggtgctgcaacAGGTACGCGACTCCAAGACAGCGGCCATGCGACCGAACCTGTCCGAGGAAATCAAACTGGCTGCCGTTCAGTGTATATTCGAGGCTCTTCGTCGGTCCACCACTGATGTGGTGGAGTCTTTCTACGTTAAGGAGACTGCGATGGTTATTGGCCAGATACTGATCATGCTCTTGGAAATCATCGAACAGGAAAAGTTTCGAAAACTAGTCCAGACAGCGATTCAGTGCCTGATGATGGTTTTCTATGTCCATGACGAATCCGATCAAGTGGATGTTGTCCTGCGTAGTCAGGTAGCCAATACCATATTTATATTCCTTCCCAAGGTACTCATCGTACTGTTCAAAACATCAATGAAAGATGACAAGGTGGGAGAGACTATAAAATCG aTGGCTATTAAAGCGCTGGGACGCATTATTTGCATAATGTTTGAGGAGACCACTgatgaatttataaaaatgcgCTACGATGGAGATGCCTTCCGCAAACTGTTCAAAAACAACGAGGACCTGTTAGCTCAACAATGTGATTTCACCTTTTTTGGCAGCAAAAAAGCTACTACAGAACAGAATGAGGAGCGATTGCATCAAATGCAAACGGAGCTTCGTTCACATCAGTGGGTGGCCGCCACTTCGCGGCGCCTTCGACCAATTTTTGCCGAAATGAGTATTCTACGGGCTCACAGCGCCCTGCGGGTTAGGGAATCCTACTCCGATATGTGTTGCCTGTTGCTAAGACATTGTGCTTACAATCTGAGGGGAAACTTTCTCCACGTACTGGAGAGCGTATTGGCTCTGTCAGAGGACGAGAATGAGAAGATAGCCCAGCGGTGCAGGGACACCCTAATTCTGCTGCAACAACAGGCCAGCAGCCAAGACATATTCGATGAGAATGCGGAGATGCTGCTAGATGCACACCTTAATAAATGGCCACGCATACTGCATCGCTGCGAGGAGAAGGAACAGTTTGCCGAGCTTCTATTCTTCAAAGGATTTCTACGCAACGTCAACACCGATAAgttgcagctgttgctgctagTTCCCAAAAATCTGGAGATGTTCGTCACTTGTCTGCTGACAGCACTAGACCAACGGCCAACCAGGGACCTTCTGAACGAGGAATACTCTCTTCGACGTATTCGAGAGGGTGATTCCAAAGGTCTGGCCGCCGAACTGGCCAAACTACCTTGGAGGCAGTTCAAGCATCTAAGCTCAAAGCGTACAGTTGATATCCTATATGACATTGGAGCCCTGTTGGGTACTGAGCCAACAATAAATCggcttgtatttgattactgTCAGGAGCTGATTCAGCAAAGGTCGTCATCCATGAACGAGTGTGTGCTGCTTCTAACCCTGATGGTAACGCCGCAGGAGAAGAAGGCGCGGCAAAGTCGACTGGTGCTGGCTAAACTTTTCTTGGACCAGATCCTCCGAGACGAGCATTGGAACCTGGCCCTTCAGCCGGACTCGGCGTGGCGCCTTAAGGTCAACAAG CCCACGCATTGGTTTGAGGACCGTACTCCTGGCATCTATTCATCGGCGATTGAAGTACGCACCCAAGACTGCGATTCTGATGACGAGCAGACGGAGGTGGTCGGTAGTCGAGTGACCATTGCAGACGCCCAGTTCAATGTGCTCCACACCTGCCTAATTTTAGATGCAGTGGGTCACTGTGCAAGATTTATTGGTGATACCTTCGACaggcatatatttttaagtctACACAAAGTGCTTCTCAAGGTGGCTAGCAGTAACACCATCGTCCATCAAGCGGCCAGTTTCGCGTTCGTTTCCATGCAGTACGCTCTTAAATATGCGGAGCCCTCACATTTTATCGAATGCTCCACCGACTACATCACTTTCCATCTGAACGCGTTGCTAAAACGATCGCCAGATAGCACGGCTGCCGTGGACATTCTCACCGTCGTTTTGCAGTACAGCACACGTGGCAATGTGCCCCACCTGGAGAGCTTATTCCAAACTATACGCGAAGAGTGCTCCAAATCGCACCAGACAACCAACGTGCACTCTTATCTTCGCGTCTTCAAAGCATTCCTGAATCATGTGTCCGAGTGGAATGATGATGCTGCGGCGGAGGTTAATGCCGAACTGCCGATGCAAGTGGATGAGGAGCAGAATGTCCTAAGCACGTGGATGAGTGTGCTGGAGAGGCCAAAGTTACTAAATGATATGAATGGCGACACCAACATGGCCGACGCCGAGGAGCCCACAAAGGATGAAGCCGACGATGCTGATGGCACGGAAGCGAAACCCACGAAGCCCGTTCTTCCGCGCCACGTGGAAATGGTTAAGGATATACTGGGTCAAGTAATCAAGTTCATTTCCACCGCTGATCAGGGGCAGCAGATTGCAGCTTTGGAATGTTTCTCCAGTGGTCTGCCATTACTGGCGGACTACGAGGACGAGCTGTTGCCATTAGTGCATCTAGTGTGGCAACCTCTGATCGAAAAATTCCGCCAAAAGGACGCATTGGTGCTAAACCGATGCTTCACCCTGCTGCACTTGCTAGGCGTTCATGCCAAGGACTTTATACTTAAACGCAGCCTTAG TGATGTGATACCCCAGTTAAAGCAGTTCCTGAAGGCAGCTTCCCTGCACAGCAGCACGGAGACCTCGCAAGCGCAGACTCAGGAGTACAAACTGCAGCTTAAGCTGCTGAAGAGCCTTGCGGACTTTATACTCGGTCTGCAGATAGAGGGAAGGCATCTGCACGAGATCATGAGCACGGTGGTGATATACCTGTCACAGGTACAGCCGCAAGAGCTACAGACGCCGGCCAGGGCGTTCTTCCTCCAGCTTATTTCTTACAATGGACCCTTCGTATACGTTACGCTGCTGCAGCGGGCCCATCTTAAGGATTATCAGGCTAATGTTAACCAGATCTTCGGGGTCATGGGCTTCAGCATAGCTAGTGGAGCAGATCTTGATTAA
- the LOC6728734 gene encoding serine/threonine-protein phosphatase 5, whose product MSSSELEAKKAADGQQEAKVPAGVEITGSKQPEEDTNARTKAELDFAAAEQYKNQGNEMLKTKEFSKAIDMYTKAIELHPNSAIYYANRSLAHLRQESFGFALQDGVSAVKADPAYLKGYYRRAAAHMSLGKFKQALCDFEFVAKCRPNDKDAKLKFTECNKIVKMRAFERAIAVDKPEKTLSEMYSDMENITIEDDYKGPQLEDGKVTLKFMMELMEHYKAQKRLHRKFAYKILCEIDTYMRAQPSLVDITVQDEEKFTICGDIHGQFYDLMNIFEINGLPSEKNPYLFNGDFVDRGSFSVECIFTLFGFKLLYPNHFFLARGNHESINMNQMYGFTGEVTAKYTSAMADIFTQVFNWLPLCHCINQKILVMHGGLFSTEDVTLDNIRRIERNCQPPEEGLMCELLWSDPQQWMGLGQSKRGVGIQFGPDVTEKFCKDNNLDYIIRSHEVKDMGYEVAHNGKCITVFSAPNYCDTMGNMGAFITITGNNLKPNFKSFEAVPHPDVKPMAYANSLMNWLA is encoded by the exons ATGTCTTCGTCCGAACTGGAAGCAAAGAAGGCTGCCGATGGTCAGCAGGAGGCGAAGGTGCCGGCAGGCGTGGAGATTACGGGGTCCAAGCAGCCGGAGGAGGACACAAATGCCCGTACGAAGGCGGAACTCGATTTTGCCGCGGCGGAGCAGTACAAAAATCAGGGAAATGAAATGCTCAAAA CCAAGGAGTTCTCCAAAGCCATCGACATGTACACCAAAGCCATAGAACTGCACCCCAACAGCGCGATATATTACGCCAACCGATCCTTGGCGCACTTGCGCCAGGAGAGCTTTGGTTTCGCACTACAGGATGGTGTTTCGGCGGTGAAGGCGGATCCTGCCTACCTTAAAGGTTACTATCGCCGGGCAGCAGCTCACATGTCTCTGGGAAAGTTCAAGCAAGCCCTTTGTGACTTTGAATTC gtAGCCAAGTGCCGGCCGAACGACAAAGACGCCAAGCTCAAGTTTACCGAGTGCAACAAAATTGTCAAAATGCGCGCCTTCGAACGAGCCATTGCTGTGGATAAGCCCGAGAAGACGCTTTCGGAGATGTACAGCGACATGGAAAACATAA CTATTGAGGATGACTACAAGGGTCCGCAGCTGGAAGACGGCAAGGTGACTCTGAAGTTCATGATGGAATTGATGGAGCATTACAAGGCACAGAAGCGATTGCACCGCAAATTTGCCTACAAA ATACTCTGCGAGATCGACACGTACATGCGAGCTCAGCCCTCGCTGGTGGACATCACTGTGCAGGATGAGGAGAAGTTCACGATTTGTGGCGACATTCACGGTCAATTCTACGACTTGATGAACATATTCGAGATCAATGGTCTGCCCTCTGAAAAGAATCCTTACCTGTTCAACGGCGATTTCGTTGACAGGGGTTCCTTCTCTGTGGAGTGTATATTTACGCTGTTTGGTTTCAAGCTGTTGTATCCGAATCACTTCTTTTTGGCGCGCG GCAACCATGAAAGCATTAACATGAACCAAATGTATGGATTCACCGGCGAGGTGACAGCGAAGTACACCAGCGCCATGGCTGACATATTCACGCAAGTTTTCAACTGGCTGCCGTTGTGCCACTGCATCAACCAAAAGATCCTGGTCATGCACGGCGGGCTCTTCTCCACGGAAGACGTGACTCTGGACAATATAAGACGCATCGAAAGAAATTGCCAGCCGCCCGAGGAAGGTCTTATGTGCGAGTTGCTGTGGTCCGATCCTCAGCAATGGATGGGTCTGGGTCAGTCGAAGCGAGGCGTGGGCATCCAGTTTGGTCCTGATGTTACCGAGAAGTTCTGCAAAGACAACAACCTGGACTATATCATTCGAAGCCACGAGGTTAAGGATATGGGCTATGAAGTGGCTCACAACGGTAAATGCATAACAGTCTTCTCTGCTCCGAACTATTG tgaTACTATGGGCAACATGGGCGCATTTATTACCATTACGGGTAACAATTTGAAACCAAATTTCAAATCATTCGAGGCTGTG CCACATCCCGACGTCAAGCCAATGGCCTATGCCAACAGCCTAATGAACTGGCTGGCGTAG